One genomic window of Pseudoxanthomonas sp. includes the following:
- a CDS encoding C40 family peptidase has protein sequence MKTAHYPGSSRCLPVARAAACLLLGLSLLLAGCGSERGMVRKPAPPTSTKAWPTVQVSDPASVNSVLMRALGLVGTPYRYGGNTPDSGFDCSGLVTYVYRDMLDLRLPRTSRELAQVQGPKIAENRLAPADLVFFGTRGNVSHVGIYVGEGRFVHAPSTGGTVRLDHLDGPYWRDHYTGARRVVN, from the coding sequence ATGAAGACCGCCCATTATCCCGGCTCGTCCCGGTGCTTGCCAGTCGCCCGCGCCGCGGCCTGCCTCCTGCTGGGCCTGAGCCTGCTGCTGGCCGGCTGCGGCAGCGAACGCGGCATGGTCCGCAAGCCGGCTCCGCCAACGTCCACCAAGGCCTGGCCGACGGTCCAGGTCAGCGACCCGGCATCGGTCAACAGCGTGCTGATGCGCGCCCTGGGCCTGGTCGGCACGCCGTATCGCTACGGCGGCAACACGCCCGACTCCGGGTTCGACTGCAGCGGGCTGGTGACCTACGTCTACCGCGACATGCTCGACCTGCGCTTGCCGCGGACCTCGCGCGAACTGGCCCAGGTCCAGGGGCCGAAGATCGCCGAAAATCGCCTGGCCCCGGCCGACCTGGTGTTCTTCGGCACCCGCGGCAACGTCAGCCATGTCGGCATCTATGTGGGCGAAGGGCGCTTCGTCCACGCCCCAAGCACCGGTGGCACGGTCCGGCTGGACCATCTGGACGGACCCTATTGGCGGGACCATTACACAGGCGCCCGGCGCGTTGTTAATTAA